Proteins encoded within one genomic window of Carassius gibelio isolate Cgi1373 ecotype wild population from Czech Republic chromosome A4, carGib1.2-hapl.c, whole genome shotgun sequence:
- the asb13a.1 gene encoding ankyrin repeat and SOCS box protein 13a.1 isoform X1, translating into MELTSARSTFYGDIGHWADRTPVHEAASLGRALQLKQLIEAGASVNIVSVDNFTPLHDACIQAHPNCVQILLEAGAQVDVRTIHGSTPLCHACAAGSIESVKLLVDHGASVNPSLTALTASPLHEACIRGDVDCVKLMIDKGALLEAFDIYFGTPLHAACAKAHFDCALLLNAGAKVNATKFHETALHHAARAERVDLVELLVEFGGDVNISDNLGHKPRDYTKPESPANLCLRHYESNPLSLQQLCRTVLRTVLGTRALELIPKLDISQRIIEYLIYKS; encoded by the exons ATGGAACTCACCTCTGCCCGATCAACGTTTTATGGTGACATCG GCCACTGGGCTGATCGCACGCCGGTACACGAGGCTGCGTCTCTAGGTCGAGCTCTGCAGTTAAAGCAACTGATAGAGGCAGGAGCATCAGTTAATATCGTGTCTGTGGATAACTTCACCCCACTGCATGATGCCTGCATCCAAGCCCATCCAAACTGTGTTCAAATACTGCTGGAGGCAGGAGCCCAG gtggaTGTACGCACCATCCATGGCAGTACTCCCCTCTGTCATGCCTGTGCTGCTGGAAGCATAGAAAGTGTCAAGCTGCTGGTGGATCACGGAGCATCAGTCAACCCTTCCCTGACCGCCCTCACTGCATCCCCACTCCATGAGGCCTGCATACGAG GTGATGTAGACTGTGTGAAGCTTATGATAGACAAGGGAGCGCTACTGGAGGCCTTTGACATTTACTTTGGGACGCCGTTACATGCTGCCTGTGCTAAAGCTCACTTCGACTGTGCCCTGCTGCTCAATGCAG GTGCAAAGGTGAATGCCACCAAGTTCCATGAGACGGCACTGCATCATGCGGCGAGGGCCGAGAGAGTGGACCTGGTGGAGCTGCTGGTGGAGTTTGGTGGAGATGTCAACATAAGTGATAACTTGGGTCACAAACCTAGAGATTATACAAAACCAGAATCTCCTGCAAATCTCTGCCTGCGGCACTATGAGA GTAATCCTCTGTCTCTACAGCAGCTGTGCCGTACCGTCCTGAGGACTGTGTTGGGCACCAGAGCTTTGGAACTGATCCCTAAACTGGACATTTCACAGCGCATCATTGAATATCTCatttataaatcataa
- the asb13a.1 gene encoding ankyrin repeat and SOCS box protein 13a.1 isoform X2, which translates to MSGRFIKLWNSPLPDQRFMVTSVDVRTIHGSTPLCHACAAGSIESVKLLVDHGASVNPSLTALTASPLHEACIRGDVDCVKLMIDKGALLEAFDIYFGTPLHAACAKAHFDCALLLNAGAKVNATKFHETALHHAARAERVDLVELLVEFGGDVNISDNLGHKPRDYTKPESPANLCLRHYESNPLSLQQLCRTVLRTVLGTRALELIPKLDISQRIIEYLIYKS; encoded by the exons atgtcagGTAGATTTATTAAACTATGGAACTCACCTCTGCCCGATCAACGTTTTATGGTGACATCG gtggaTGTACGCACCATCCATGGCAGTACTCCCCTCTGTCATGCCTGTGCTGCTGGAAGCATAGAAAGTGTCAAGCTGCTGGTGGATCACGGAGCATCAGTCAACCCTTCCCTGACCGCCCTCACTGCATCCCCACTCCATGAGGCCTGCATACGAG GTGATGTAGACTGTGTGAAGCTTATGATAGACAAGGGAGCGCTACTGGAGGCCTTTGACATTTACTTTGGGACGCCGTTACATGCTGCCTGTGCTAAAGCTCACTTCGACTGTGCCCTGCTGCTCAATGCAG GTGCAAAGGTGAATGCCACCAAGTTCCATGAGACGGCACTGCATCATGCGGCGAGGGCCGAGAGAGTGGACCTGGTGGAGCTGCTGGTGGAGTTTGGTGGAGATGTCAACATAAGTGATAACTTGGGTCACAAACCTAGAGATTATACAAAACCAGAATCTCCTGCAAATCTCTGCCTGCGGCACTATGAGA GTAATCCTCTGTCTCTACAGCAGCTGTGCCGTACCGTCCTGAGGACTGTGTTGGGCACCAGAGCTTTGGAACTGATCCCTAAACTGGACATTTCACAGCGCATCATTGAATATCTCatttataaatcataa